TGCGAGTAACGGCGGCATAAAACACTTGCAAATTGATGAGCAGGCGGTCTCGCGGCATCTTTACACGCGACACTTGCCCGATCCTGATCTGGTGATCCGCACCAGCGGCGAGATGCGGCTCAGCAACTTTTTACTCTGGCAGCTCGCCTATGCAGAAATTTACGTGACTCCTACGCTGTGGCCTGATTTCCGCGGCCAGCACCTGCTGGAGGCGATAGCGGAATATCAGAACCGTGAGCGGCGCTACGGCGGCTTGGGCAATGCGCACTCCAAAGGCACATTGACCGCCTCAACAAATGGATCGTAACCGGGACGCATGAAGCGCGTCGCCACGGCCGTGGTCCTGATCCCTGTAGTTTTACTTCTTGTGCTGCGGGCGCCGGTTCCGCTGCTGGCCGTGGTAGTGGCAGTTGTGGCTCTACTGAGCACGCGTGAATTTCTGCAGCTTTCCCAGGGCTACGGGGTGACACCGTTCTGGAATGCCACCTACATTTATGTGGCGCTGCTGTTTCTGTTTCTCGCTCTGAATCCGCTAAGCGGAACGCCGTTGCTCGCCACCAGCACCTTTATTTATACGACCGCGTTTGCCGCCGGGTTGGCGCCGTTCGTATTCCTGGTTATCGGAATGCTGCGAGAGAATTTGTCCACATCCCTGCCGGCAGCAGCGGCCTCGGTGTTTGGCTTCTGTTACGTCGCGCTTCCGCTGGCGTTTCTGGTGCAGGTTCGGCAGCAATGGGCAGGAGCGATCCTGCTGGTTTATGTGCTGCTGGTGGTTTGGGCGGGAGATACATTCGCGTATTACATCGGCCGCGGGTTGGGAAGGCATTTGATGTCGCCGAGGGTCAGTCCGAAAAAGACCTGGGAAGGCGCGTTTGGTTCGATGCTTGGCAGTCTGCTGGTGGGTGGGCTGTTTCTGATGCACGCACAACCGATCAGCCTCTGGCTTTTGCAGGCGCACCTGATTGAGCGTAGGGACGGTTTTTTTGCGCTGGAGCGGCCTGCGCTGGCGCCGATCCTGTTATTGACTGCTGTGATTAATGTAGCTGCGCAACTTGGAGATCTGGTGGAGTCGCTAATCAAACGTGGCGCAGGTGTTAAAGATTCCGGAACACTGTTGCCCGGTCATGGCGGGATGTTGGACCGCATTGATGCACTGCTCTTTGCGGCCCCGGTGCTGTGGTACTATGCGGCCTGGCGCGTCAT
The DNA window shown above is from Terriglobales bacterium and carries:
- a CDS encoding phosphatidate cytidylyltransferase, which codes for MKRVATAVVLIPVVLLLVLRAPVPLLAVVVAVVALLSTREFLQLSQGYGVTPFWNATYIYVALLFLFLALNPLSGTPLLATSTFIYTTAFAAGLAPFVFLVIGMLRENLSTSLPAAAASVFGFCYVALPLAFLVQVRQQWAGAILLVYVLLVVWAGDTFAYYIGRGLGRHLMSPRVSPKKTWEGAFGSMLGSLLVGGLFLMHAQPISLWLLQAHLIERRDGFFALERPALAPILLLTAVINVAAQLGDLVESLIKRGAGVKDSGTLLPGHGGMLDRIDALLFAAPVLWYYAAWRVMS